A portion of the Cytophagales bacterium genome contains these proteins:
- a CDS encoding S9 family peptidase: MSLIHVTFFALTLSAQNNVVPPVAKKVVKTDTMHGVALVDNYHWLKGRSDPEVMKYIKAENAYTEAVMKPTTQFQKKLYEEILSRIKQTDMSVPYKLRDYWYYSKTEKGLNYSIYCRKRDGAKQFLKNKDSTFYKEIASLPHLIQPLARKGSLKNEEEVLLDVNEIIKKYKFYGVYGHNISPNDQIMAYYVDKTGNFELDVYFKDLQTGSMLPDTLKAVSSLVWVNDQILFYSIEDSITNRSFKIYKHILGTSHSKDQLIFHEKDPLYDLYLTKSKSEKYIFINSESSEQSEYWYLDAHTPNAELVLIHPREKGHLYYVYHHQNKFCILTDKDAINFKLMETNINTPSLENWKEIIPHREKVMIEEVEIFRDYLVLTENHRGIYKIRIISWSSSEEYYIPFEEETYDAYPGINPDFNTKSLRYTYVSLTIPYSIYEYNMEKKEQKLLKREEVLGGYDPAQYQSERLWASADDGSKIPISIVYKKGLEKNGKNPVLLEGYGAYGSSSFPNFSTLRLNFLERGFIYAIAHVRGGSDLGRQWYKDGKLLKKKNTFTDFIACAEHLIKENYTSKGFIVAKGGSAGGLLVGAVVNMRPDLFKAVILNVPFVDVINTMLDSTMPLTTQEYEEWGNPNEKDYFDYMLSYSPYENVKARDYPNMLFLSGMTDEQVSYWEPAKMVAKLRDMKTDNNKLLLKIQLSSGHGGVSGRYNYYKEVAFRHAFILTLFDMWE, encoded by the coding sequence ATTTCTTTAATACATGTTACTTTTTTTGCTTTGACACTTTCAGCTCAAAATAACGTTGTACCGCCTGTCGCAAAAAAGGTTGTGAAAACAGACACGATGCATGGCGTAGCGCTGGTAGATAACTACCATTGGCTAAAAGGCAGGAGTGATCCTGAAGTGATGAAATATATCAAAGCCGAAAACGCCTATACGGAGGCAGTAATGAAACCCACCACCCAATTCCAGAAAAAATTGTATGAGGAGATCTTAAGCAGAATTAAGCAAACAGACATGAGTGTTCCTTATAAGCTTAGGGACTATTGGTATTATTCCAAGACAGAAAAAGGGTTAAATTATTCTATATATTGCAGGAAAAGGGATGGAGCGAAGCAATTTCTTAAAAATAAAGACAGTACCTTTTATAAGGAGATTGCTTCGCTCCCACACTTAATCCAACCCCTGGCTCGCAAGGGATCATTGAAAAACGAAGAAGAAGTTCTTTTAGATGTCAATGAGATCATTAAAAAATATAAATTCTATGGAGTCTATGGACACAATATCAGCCCCAACGACCAGATTATGGCATATTATGTGGACAAAACAGGCAATTTTGAATTGGATGTTTATTTTAAAGATCTCCAAACCGGCAGCATGCTGCCGGATACACTTAAGGCTGTGAGCTCACTTGTTTGGGTAAATGATCAAATCTTATTTTATTCGATTGAGGACAGCATTACGAATAGAAGCTTTAAAATCTATAAGCATATTCTTGGAACAAGCCATAGCAAAGATCAACTAATATTTCACGAAAAAGACCCTCTCTATGATCTTTATTTGACAAAGTCTAAATCTGAAAAATACATTTTTATAAATTCAGAAAGCTCGGAGCAAAGCGAATATTGGTATTTGGACGCCCACACGCCAAATGCTGAGTTAGTACTCATTCATCCAAGAGAAAAAGGGCATCTGTATTACGTGTATCATCATCAAAATAAATTCTGTATCCTGACTGATAAAGACGCCATCAATTTTAAACTGATGGAAACCAATATCAACACGCCTTCTTTAGAAAATTGGAAAGAAATTATTCCTCACAGAGAAAAAGTAATGATTGAAGAAGTGGAGATCTTCAGGGATTATTTGGTGCTTACAGAAAATCACAGGGGAATATATAAAATAAGAATTATTAGTTGGAGCTCTTCGGAAGAATACTATATTCCCTTTGAAGAAGAGACCTATGATGCTTATCCTGGTATCAATCCTGATTTCAATACAAAAAGTTTACGTTATACCTATGTATCACTGACTATACCTTACTCCATATATGAATATAATATGGAGAAAAAGGAGCAGAAATTATTAAAAAGAGAGGAAGTTTTGGGAGGATACGATCCGGCACAATATCAATCTGAAAGACTTTGGGCTTCTGCTGATGACGGGAGTAAAATCCCGATTTCAATTGTATATAAAAAAGGGCTGGAAAAAAATGGGAAAAATCCTGTTCTCTTAGAGGGGTATGGAGCCTACGGCTCAAGTTCTTTCCCGAATTTCAGTACTTTAAGGTTAAACTTTTTGGAAAGAGGTTTCATCTATGCCATTGCACACGTAAGAGGTGGGAGTGATTTGGGCAGACAATGGTATAAAGATGGTAAGTTATTGAAGAAAAAAAATACGTTTACCGATTTTATAGCCTGTGCTGAACATTTGATAAAAGAAAATTACACTTCCAAAGGTTTTATTGTGGCAAAAGGCGGCAGTGCAGGAGGTTTATTAGTCGGAGCTGTAGTTAACATGAGGCCGGATCTATTCAAGGCAGTAATTTTAAATGTACCTTTTGTGGATGTTATCAATACCATGCTTGACTCCACTATGCCTCTCACAACCCAGGAATATGAAGAATGGGGTAATCCTAATGAAAAAGATTATTTTGATTACATGCTGTCTTATTCACCGTATGAAAATGTAAAAGCCCGGGATTATCCAAATATGCTTTTCCTCAGCGGCATGACAGATGAACAGGTCAGCTATTGGGAACCTGCAAAAATGGTAGCCAAACTCCGGGACATGAAAACAGATAATAATAAACTGCTCTTAAAAATACAATTATCTTCCGGACACGGAGGTGTTTCGGGAAGGTATAATTATTACAAAGAAGTGGCTTTCAGGCATGCCTTTATCCTGACTTTGTTTGATATGTGGGAGTAA
- a CDS encoding efflux RND transporter permease subunit, protein MEKPQNKKVERKRNPDKIGVKKEFALSSLSVNNKSTVFVLTIIIFVMGLLSYISMPKESFPEIVIAEIYVGTPYPGNSPLDIENLVTRPIEKELNTVTGVDKITSTSMQDYSTIVIKFESDVEVEEALRKVKDAVDKAKKDLPTDLDKEPNIFELNFSEFPIMNINLSGDYSMDKLKEYAEYLEDEIEKLPEISKVDIRGVMDKEVKIDVDVHKMESLKVNFKNIADAIAGENRTLSGGNIKKDNLQRTIRIIGEFKHPSEMEDVIVKHEKGNIVYLRDIATITFGYEERQSYAREFKLPVVMLDIVKRGGENLLITSEQIMNILEHAKQIILPANLIISITNDQSDQTRNQLDNLENSILFGVILVVLVLLFFLGLRNALFVGIAIPLSMFMAFMILGFTDVTLNFIVLFSLILALGMLVDNGIVVVENIYRLMDDGVPPIQAAKEGVGEVAWPIIASTATTLAAFLPLALWPGMMGEFMWYLPMTLMIVLGSSLFIALVINPVLTANFMRVEEVIVNKRRINIITFGLIGVGLLFVLLKATTFGNVLIALGLIISLNRWVLTPASVWFRANSIPKLERGYQRFLTFALDGRKPVVFLAGTFFLLFFSFFLMWLFTPKVEFFPINQPHYVNIFIEKPIGADIEATNKFTKKIENIVIDLMDKYNDTTKINGIQAIDNFLVKSIIAQVGEGTSDPMEGYSMGITPHKARITVSFVDFQYRRGILSSAVMEEIREGLRGFPGVQITVDKDVAGPPVGKAINIEVIGENYEKLIVLSQDIMRFINEAYIAGIEELKTDLELGKPELTVNIDREKARRFGISTSQIANELRTALFGSEISKFKQGKDDYPIQLRLDEKYRNDAEVLMNQRVTFRDQSNGKIVQIPISSIASSYNSSTYGSIKRKDLDRVVTIASNVLDGYNANEVVANIKNIMNNYDLPEEFQVKFTGQQEEQAKEMSFLSSALMMAVFLIFLIIVAKFNSVGTPFIIMASVVLSMIGVLLGLIIFQMDFIIIMTMIGLISLAGVVVNNVIVLIDYTNLVIARKVKALDLGENERLPLKELKKCIIEGGQKRLRPVVLTAITTVLGLLPLATGMNINFFTLFSEYNPQIYFGGDNVIFWGPMSWTVIFGLTFATFLTLVVVPAMYFLLNKLEYRLRRA, encoded by the coding sequence ATGGAAAAACCTCAAAACAAAAAAGTTGAGCGAAAGCGAAATCCCGATAAAATCGGGGTAAAAAAAGAGTTCGCCTTATCAAGCTTATCTGTCAATAATAAATCAACGGTATTTGTTCTGACCATTATTATTTTCGTAATGGGCTTGCTATCATACATTTCCATGCCCAAAGAAAGCTTTCCGGAAATTGTGATCGCAGAAATATATGTCGGTACCCCCTATCCGGGTAACTCTCCTTTGGATATAGAGAATTTAGTCACCCGTCCTATTGAGAAAGAATTAAATACAGTAACAGGAGTTGATAAGATCACCTCTACTTCTATGCAGGATTATTCTACAATAGTGATAAAATTTGAAAGTGATGTAGAGGTTGAAGAAGCGCTGAGAAAGGTCAAAGATGCTGTTGATAAAGCCAAAAAAGACCTTCCGACAGACCTTGATAAAGAACCCAATATTTTTGAGCTTAATTTCTCTGAATTTCCCATTATGAATATCAACCTGTCCGGTGATTACAGTATGGACAAACTAAAAGAATATGCAGAGTACCTGGAAGATGAAATAGAGAAATTACCCGAGATCTCAAAAGTTGACATCAGGGGAGTGATGGACAAAGAAGTAAAAATTGATGTTGATGTTCATAAGATGGAGTCATTAAAAGTTAATTTCAAAAATATCGCTGACGCAATAGCAGGTGAGAACCGGACATTATCCGGGGGAAATATTAAAAAAGACAATTTGCAAAGGACCATCAGGATCATAGGTGAATTCAAGCATCCTTCGGAAATGGAAGATGTAATAGTAAAGCATGAAAAAGGAAACATTGTTTACCTGAGAGACATAGCAACGATCACCTTTGGTTATGAAGAAAGACAAAGCTATGCAAGGGAATTCAAGTTACCTGTGGTAATGTTGGATATAGTGAAACGTGGAGGAGAAAACCTACTCATTACATCCGAGCAAATTATGAATATCCTGGAGCATGCAAAGCAAATAATATTGCCCGCAAATCTTATTATTTCCATTACCAACGATCAATCCGACCAAACCCGGAACCAGCTTGATAACCTGGAGAATAGCATTTTATTTGGGGTTATCTTAGTCGTATTGGTGTTATTGTTTTTTTTAGGGTTAAGAAACGCTTTGTTCGTGGGAATTGCTATCCCGCTATCCATGTTCATGGCATTCATGATCCTGGGGTTTACAGACGTGACATTGAACTTTATCGTCCTTTTTTCTTTGATCCTTGCCCTGGGAATGTTGGTGGATAATGGGATCGTGGTTGTAGAAAACATTTATCGCTTAATGGATGATGGCGTGCCTCCAATCCAGGCAGCAAAAGAAGGAGTGGGAGAAGTAGCCTGGCCGATTATTGCTTCAACAGCTACAACGCTGGCAGCCTTTCTTCCTCTTGCTTTATGGCCCGGCATGATGGGTGAATTTATGTGGTATTTACCGATGACTTTGATGATCGTCTTGGGGTCTTCGCTTTTTATTGCTTTGGTTATTAACCCCGTGTTGACTGCTAACTTTATGAGAGTGGAAGAAGTAATAGTCAACAAGAGAAGAATTAACATTATCACTTTCGGTTTAATTGGTGTTGGCTTGTTATTCGTGCTTTTAAAAGCAACAACTTTCGGCAATGTGTTAATAGCGCTGGGGCTGATCATCAGCTTAAACAGGTGGGTTCTTACGCCTGCGTCCGTTTGGTTTCGGGCAAATTCGATACCAAAGCTGGAACGTGGCTACCAACGATTTTTAACTTTTGCATTAGACGGAAGAAAACCTGTTGTATTCCTTGCCGGAACATTTTTTCTATTGTTTTTTTCATTTTTTCTTATGTGGCTATTTACACCTAAAGTTGAATTTTTTCCCATCAACCAACCCCATTATGTAAATATTTTTATTGAGAAGCCCATTGGAGCAGATATAGAAGCCACCAACAAATTCACCAAAAAGATCGAAAACATAGTGATCGACTTAATGGATAAATACAATGATACCACAAAGATTAATGGAATCCAGGCGATCGATAATTTTCTTGTAAAGTCTATCATTGCTCAGGTTGGAGAAGGAACCAGTGACCCGATGGAGGGTTATTCTATGGGTATCACACCCCATAAAGCAAGGATCACAGTTTCATTTGTAGATTTTCAATACAGGCGTGGGATACTTTCCAGTGCTGTTATGGAGGAAATAAGGGAAGGCCTGAGGGGGTTTCCGGGTGTACAAATTACGGTTGATAAAGATGTTGCCGGCCCGCCTGTAGGAAAAGCTATAAATATTGAAGTCATCGGAGAAAATTATGAAAAGCTTATCGTCTTATCCCAGGATATAATGAGGTTCATCAATGAAGCGTATATTGCCGGTATTGAAGAGCTGAAAACAGACCTGGAGCTGGGCAAACCTGAACTTACTGTCAATATAGACAGGGAAAAAGCAAGAAGATTCGGCATATCCACCTCGCAAATTGCCAATGAACTCAGAACAGCGCTTTTTGGATCAGAAATTTCAAAATTCAAACAGGGAAAAGATGACTATCCGATACAACTAAGGTTAGATGAAAAATACAGAAATGATGCCGAGGTGCTGATGAATCAAAGAGTAACTTTCAGAGATCAATCCAATGGCAAAATTGTCCAGATTCCCATCTCTTCTATAGCTTCCTCTTATAACAGTTCTACATACGGCTCGATAAAGAGAAAAGACTTAGACAGAGTGGTAACGATAGCCTCTAATGTATTGGATGGTTATAATGCCAACGAGGTAGTTGCAAATATTAAAAACATAATGAATAACTATGACCTGCCTGAAGAATTCCAGGTTAAGTTTACCGGCCAGCAAGAAGAACAGGCAAAAGAGATGTCATTCCTGAGCTCTGCTTTAATGATGGCTGTTTTCCTGATTTTCCTCATTATTGTTGCCAAGTTCAATTCCGTGGGAACGCCATTCATTATCATGGCGTCCGTAGTATTAAGCATGATAGGCGTTTTGCTGGGTCTCATCATCTTTCAGATGGATTTTATCATTATTATGACCATGATCGGATTGATATCGCTGGCAGGGGTAGTGGTAAATAATGTGATCGTATTGATTGATTATACTAACTTAGTCATAGCAAGAAAAGTAAAGGCTTTAGATTTGGGTGAAAATGAAAGGCTGCCTTTGAAAGAGTTGAAGAAATGCATCATAGAAGGAGGTCAGAAAAGGTTAAGGCCCGTTGTATTAACTGCCATTACCACTGTATTGGGTTTGCTGCCTTTGGCTACCGGCATGAACATAAACTTCTTTACATTATTTTCTGAATACAATCCGCAGATCTATTTTGGAGGTGACAATGTCATCTTCTGGGGGCCCATGTCATGGACAGTCATTTTCGGGCTAACCTTTGCTACCTTCCTGACGTTGGTGGTTGTTCCTGCGATGTATTTCTTGTTGAATAAATTGGAGTACCGGTTGAGAAGGGCATAA
- a CDS encoding type II toxin-antitoxin system HipA family toxin has translation MIDVAEVKIWGELVGAVHWDEAEQLANFQYDKTFLTKGNDLSPIKMPIKNGDRIYRFLELRKAKDEQTATFKGLPGLLADSLPDKYGNQLINVWLAQNGRPPNSMNPVEQLCFIGTRGMGALEFEPAQLKKSKQTFAIEIKSLVKVTQKALSIREDFEVNLHGDEQKAMREILKIGTSAGGVRPKVVITFNKNTGEVRSGQTIAPKGFEHWLLKLDGVSDTQFGTSHGFGRVEYTYYLMAIDCNIQMMDCELLEENGRAHFMTKRFDRERNNIKHHVQTFCGIQHFDYNNLYGYSYEQLFQTMRTLKMTYPEAEQMFRRMVFNVMATNYDDHSKNFSFRLKQNGRWELSPAYDVCYSYDPTNVWVSQHTLSINGKHKEINKSDLMTIANANNIKKGKKIIEEIKETVCNWPKYADRVKVSTGLKESITKTLVALKF, from the coding sequence ATGATAGACGTTGCAGAAGTAAAAATATGGGGCGAATTAGTGGGAGCCGTACATTGGGATGAAGCTGAACAATTGGCCAATTTTCAGTATGATAAAACGTTTTTGACAAAAGGTAACGACTTGTCACCAATTAAAATGCCTATAAAAAACGGGGATCGTATTTATAGGTTTCTTGAGTTACGCAAAGCAAAAGATGAACAAACAGCCACATTTAAAGGATTGCCTGGTTTGCTGGCAGACTCTTTACCTGACAAATATGGAAATCAATTAATTAATGTTTGGCTAGCTCAAAATGGAAGACCACCTAACAGCATGAATCCAGTGGAACAATTATGCTTTATCGGAACAAGAGGAATGGGTGCGTTAGAATTTGAACCCGCCCAATTAAAAAAAAGCAAACAAACCTTTGCTATCGAAATAAAGAGCTTAGTCAAGGTTACTCAAAAAGCATTATCTATCCGTGAGGATTTTGAAGTAAACCTGCACGGTGATGAACAGAAAGCAATGAGAGAGATATTGAAGATTGGAACATCTGCTGGAGGAGTAAGGCCTAAGGTGGTAATTACCTTTAATAAAAACACTGGAGAAGTAAGATCTGGCCAAACCATAGCTCCCAAAGGTTTCGAACACTGGTTGCTAAAATTAGATGGAGTAAGTGATACACAATTTGGTACAAGTCATGGATTTGGGAGAGTAGAATATACATATTATTTAATGGCGATAGATTGTAACATTCAAATGATGGACTGTGAACTATTAGAAGAAAATGGTCGTGCTCATTTCATGACAAAGAGATTTGACAGAGAAAGAAATAACATAAAACATCATGTACAAACTTTTTGTGGAATTCAACATTTTGATTACAACAATTTATATGGGTATAGCTATGAGCAGCTTTTTCAAACCATGAGAACACTAAAGATGACATATCCAGAGGCAGAGCAAATGTTTCGAAGAATGGTGTTTAATGTAATGGCAACCAACTATGATGATCATAGCAAAAATTTTTCTTTCAGACTTAAGCAAAACGGCAGATGGGAGTTATCCCCTGCTTATGACGTGTGTTACTCTTATGACCCAACAAACGTTTGGGTGAGTCAACACACATTAAGTATTAATGGAAAACATAAGGAGATTAATAAATCTGACCTTATGACAATAGCAAATGCAAATAATATCAAAAAAGGAAAGAAAATAATTGAAGAAATTAAAGAAACAGTTTGCAATTGGCCGAAATATGCAGATAGAGTAAAAGTTTCTACAGGTTTGAAGGAATCTATTACTAAGACCCTGGTTGCTTTAAAGTTCTAA
- a CDS encoding helix-turn-helix domain-containing protein, whose protein sequence is MNNISYIDWLSMSDKALIETIGRFVQHHRLNQNKSQSNVAEAAGISRSTLSLLERGEKTSLSSLIQVLRVLDLLHIMDVFKVSNEISPIEYAKLQKNKRQRARNKNKNSNEELG, encoded by the coding sequence ATGAATAATATTTCATACATAGACTGGCTGTCAATGAGTGATAAAGCTTTAATAGAAACAATAGGGCGTTTTGTTCAACATCATAGGTTGAATCAAAATAAATCGCAAAGCAATGTAGCGGAAGCTGCTGGAATAAGTCGCTCTACCCTTAGTCTTTTGGAACGAGGTGAGAAAACATCTTTAAGTAGTTTAATACAGGTTTTAAGAGTATTAGATTTATTACATATTATGGATGTATTTAAGGTTAGTAATGAGATCAGCCCAATCGAATATGCCAAACTTCAAAAGAATAAAAGACAACGTGCACGTAATAAGAACAAAAATTCAAATGAAGAATTAGGATGA
- a CDS encoding Dam family site-specific DNA-(adenine-N6)-methyltransferase: MNDSIKIKPFIRWAGGKQNLIKEINLHLPKKRINKYFEPFLGAGSVFFSNSFDDPYLSDINASLIHAYLAIKNNPNLLSKYIEEYRVKVCQKFYYQIREDFNNNINSTSIKQAARFIFLIHTSFNGIYRVNKQGKYNVPFGKSKPALPSLRQMIYTSEKLKNANITVSSFGTIIHKTNHNDFVYLDPPYPPLNGTSSFQHYTMDKFPQAKQEKLAEFAKELNNKGVLVAISNADIQNIRDMYKTWNIFQFETTRYISCKAKRHKVQEIIIKNY; encoded by the coding sequence ATGAACGATTCAATCAAAATAAAACCATTTATAAGGTGGGCAGGAGGTAAACAAAATTTAATTAAAGAAATTAATCTACATTTACCAAAGAAAAGAATAAACAAATACTTTGAGCCTTTTTTAGGAGCTGGTTCTGTTTTTTTCTCAAATTCGTTTGATGATCCATATCTGTCTGATATTAATGCATCATTAATTCATGCCTATCTTGCAATTAAGAATAACCCAAACTTATTATCTAAATATATAGAGGAATATAGGGTAAAGGTTTGCCAAAAGTTTTATTATCAAATTAGAGAGGATTTTAATAACAATATAAATAGCACTTCAATAAAGCAGGCTGCAAGATTTATTTTTTTAATTCATACTTCTTTTAATGGGATATATAGGGTCAATAAACAAGGTAAATATAATGTTCCTTTTGGAAAAAGTAAACCCGCACTTCCATCGCTTAGACAAATGATATATACCAGCGAGAAACTAAAAAATGCAAATATTACAGTTAGCTCTTTCGGAACTATTATTCATAAAACAAATCATAACGATTTTGTATATCTTGATCCACCATATCCTCCTTTAAATGGCACGTCCTCATTTCAACATTATACAATGGATAAATTTCCACAAGCCAAACAAGAAAAACTTGCAGAATTTGCAAAAGAATTAAATAATAAGGGCGTACTTGTAGCAATTTCAAATGCTGATATACAAAATATTAGAGATATGTACAAAACATGGAATATTTTTCAATTTGAAACTACACGGTATATTTCATGTAAGGCAAAAAGACATAAAGTACAAGAAATCATAATTAAAAATTACTAA
- a CDS encoding DGQHR domain-containing protein — protein sequence MKPEDQKINIKCFKVMQPLGEFYIGVINHEDLIKISYADIRRLETGNEQREVEVYTGIQRPLSKNRVKEIGKYVNLVDATFPTSVILHIESTDIEFNEKESILLVPFRDNVAKVIDGQHRIAGLEDFSMGGDSFQINVTIFVGMELEDQAIVFATINKTQTKVNKSLVADLFSFAKHRSPQKTAHSITRALNQKEGSPFYKKIKILGTANDKEKETITQATFSESLIKFFSKDQMEDRDIYKRGKKPEKFEGKELISRPFRNIFIDEEDWKIAKIIWNYFDAVNERWPNAWTQVKQEMILNKSTGFVSLMRFLKDAYLYFDRIGEIIEKDDFLTLLNRIEILESDFNRENYIPGSGGQSKLYKELLESSGIKLTVLNNG from the coding sequence ATGAAACCTGAAGATCAAAAAATAAATATAAAGTGTTTTAAAGTTATGCAACCGTTAGGAGAATTTTATATTGGTGTAATAAACCACGAAGATTTAATCAAAATTTCATATGCTGATATTAGGAGATTAGAAACGGGTAATGAACAAAGAGAAGTTGAAGTCTATACTGGAATACAGAGACCTTTGTCTAAAAACAGAGTTAAAGAAATAGGTAAATATGTTAATCTTGTTGACGCCACTTTTCCTACAAGTGTAATATTACATATTGAATCTACCGATATTGAATTCAATGAGAAAGAATCTATTTTGCTCGTTCCATTTCGTGATAACGTAGCGAAAGTTATAGATGGTCAACACCGTATTGCTGGATTAGAAGATTTTAGTATGGGTGGTGATTCTTTTCAGATAAACGTTACAATTTTTGTTGGGATGGAACTAGAGGATCAGGCAATTGTATTTGCAACAATCAATAAAACCCAAACAAAAGTTAATAAATCTCTTGTAGCAGATTTGTTTTCATTTGCCAAACACCGTAGTCCACAGAAAACAGCCCACTCTATAACACGAGCACTTAATCAAAAAGAAGGTAGTCCATTTTACAAAAAGATTAAGATATTAGGAACCGCTAATGATAAAGAAAAGGAAACCATAACACAAGCAACATTTTCTGAAAGTCTAATAAAGTTCTTTTCAAAAGATCAAATGGAAGATCGTGATATTTATAAACGAGGGAAAAAACCAGAAAAATTTGAAGGTAAGGAATTAATAAGTAGACCATTTAGGAACATTTTTATTGATGAAGAAGATTGGAAAATTGCCAAAATCATATGGAACTACTTTGATGCTGTTAATGAAAGATGGCCTAATGCATGGACACAAGTAAAACAAGAAATGATATTGAATAAATCCACTGGATTTGTTTCTTTAATGAGATTCTTAAAAGATGCATATTTATATTTCGATAGAATCGGGGAAATTATCGAAAAGGATGATTTTTTAACTCTCTTAAATAGAATAGAAATTTTGGAGAGTGATTTTAATAGAGAAAATTACATTCCTGGATCAGGAGGTCAATCAAAACTTTATAAGGAATTATTAGAATCAAGTGGAATAAAACTAACTGTGCTCAACAATGGCTAA
- a CDS encoding SRPBCC domain-containing protein: MKKTDEPIVVEQIYDTSIENVWDAITVLDKMKQWFFDNIASFEPVVGFETRFVVQVEDRIFPHLWKLTEVVPKKKITYDWRYEGFPGSSIVVFALTEKGNQTKLRLTYTVVENFPDNIPEFTRESGIEGWNYFIKKSLKQYLEESEK, translated from the coding sequence ATGAAAAAAACAGATGAACCTATTGTTGTAGAACAAATCTATGACACATCCATAGAAAATGTTTGGGATGCGATAACTGTACTTGATAAAATGAAACAATGGTTTTTTGACAACATTGCATCTTTTGAGCCTGTAGTGGGTTTTGAAACACGTTTTGTTGTTCAGGTAGAAGATAGAATATTTCCACATTTATGGAAATTGACAGAGGTAGTACCAAAGAAGAAAATAACTTACGATTGGAGATATGAAGGATTTCCCGGCAGTTCAATTGTGGTTTTTGCACTAACAGAGAAGGGTAATCAGACAAAATTAAGATTGACCTACACAGTTGTTGAGAATTTTCCTGACAATATTCCTGAATTCACAAGAGAAAGTGGTATTGAAGGCTGGAATTATTTTATTAAAAAAAGCCTTAAACAATACTTGGAAGAAAGTGAGAAATAA
- a CDS encoding helix-turn-helix domain-containing protein → MAEAKSFILSVVLGNAFQKKTQKTPKQEIEKALKIMEEYKNEKKANKNITTLDEILDNKYGKRGVSKREKWEQEFEAFRLGVLLEEARTKLGMTQEDLAKKCGTNKSYISRIENNASDIRLSTLMKIIQQGLGGHLKLTLQL, encoded by the coding sequence ATGGCCGAAGCTAAATCTTTTATACTAAGCGTTGTGTTAGGCAATGCCTTTCAAAAGAAAACTCAAAAGACACCGAAACAGGAAATTGAAAAAGCACTTAAAATAATGGAGGAATACAAAAATGAAAAAAAAGCAAATAAAAACATCACCACATTGGATGAAATCCTTGACAACAAATACGGAAAGCGAGGAGTATCTAAACGTGAAAAATGGGAACAAGAGTTTGAAGCATTTCGACTTGGGGTTTTACTTGAAGAAGCAAGAACTAAACTTGGCATGACTCAAGAGGATCTTGCAAAAAAATGCGGGACAAACAAATCATACATCTCTCGAATAGAGAACAATGCATCGGACATCAGGCTTTCAACATTGATGAAAATTATTCAGCAAGGACTTGGTGGACACCTAAAACTGACACTTCAACTTTGA
- the tnpA gene encoding IS200/IS605 family transposase, giving the protein MSLHSYSRCWLHIIWATKNRQKVLGREARKMVSAHLSENAKEKDIYMKINYVNADHVHSLIDLPTKYSIEDVAKLLKGELSFWINQNDIIPNKFSWGRGYGAFSVSHSIVAKVAEYIANQEEHHKKMTFLEEYRGFVENYGLVWYDD; this is encoded by the coding sequence ATGTCATTACATTCTTACTCCCGTTGCTGGCTTCATATAATTTGGGCTACTAAAAATCGACAAAAGGTTTTAGGTAGGGAAGCCAGAAAAATGGTATCAGCTCATTTAAGCGAAAATGCTAAGGAGAAAGATATTTATATGAAAATTAATTATGTAAATGCAGATCATGTCCATTCTCTTATCGATTTACCCACAAAATATTCAATTGAAGATGTTGCTAAACTATTGAAAGGTGAATTATCTTTCTGGATAAACCAAAATGATATAATCCCGAATAAATTCTCATGGGGTAGAGGTTATGGCGCTTTTTCTGTATCACATTCCATTGTAGCAAAAGTTGCAGAATATATTGCCAATCAGGAAGAACATCATAAAAAGATGACATTTTTGGAAGAGTATAGGGGTTTTGTGGAAAATTATGGATTAGTATGGTATGATGATTAA